Proteins encoded together in one Chryseobacterium sp. G0201 window:
- a CDS encoding alpha-hydroxy acid oxidase: MAFPFDTRYASLELLIERAKKKMPRFAFEYLDGGCNENINRDRNTSELREVLLRPQYLNNNYAEANMETELFGVKYSAPFGISPVGLQGLMWPNAPEILAKAAFKHNIPFILSTVTTSSIERIAELTEGKAWYQLYHPREEWLRDDILDRCEASGYDVLVVLADVPTFGYRAKEIRNGLAMPPQLNFRNVSQALARPEWCLEILKHGVPSFKTMEKYMDKNMGVKQLGQFMNSTFSGRLNSDRIKAIRDKWKGKLVIKGVASDEDAAEAVRLGFDGMIISNHGGRQLDAGESTIAVVKEISEKYKDQIKIMMDSGVRTGPDVARALSCGAEFTFMGRTFMYAVGALGEKGGDHVIEMLKMQFRQVMEQVCCEKPEDLQNFRVK; encoded by the coding sequence ATGGCATTTCCATTTGATACCCGTTATGCTTCGCTTGAATTGTTGATCGAAAGAGCTAAGAAAAAGATGCCCCGTTTCGCTTTTGAATATTTGGATGGCGGTTGTAATGAAAACATTAACAGAGACAGAAATACAAGCGAACTGAGAGAAGTTTTGCTTCGTCCGCAATACCTGAACAATAATTATGCGGAAGCCAATATGGAAACTGAATTATTCGGCGTAAAATATTCCGCACCATTTGGAATTTCTCCTGTTGGTTTACAGGGATTAATGTGGCCCAATGCCCCCGAAATTTTAGCAAAAGCAGCCTTTAAACACAATATTCCTTTTATTTTAAGTACGGTAACAACCAGCAGTATTGAAAGAATTGCCGAATTAACGGAAGGGAAAGCTTGGTATCAATTATATCACCCGAGAGAAGAATGGTTACGCGACGATATTCTTGATCGTTGTGAAGCTTCCGGATACGATGTACTCGTAGTTTTAGCAGACGTTCCAACTTTTGGATACAGAGCTAAAGAAATCCGAAATGGTTTGGCAATGCCTCCTCAACTGAATTTCAGAAATGTTTCACAGGCGTTGGCAAGACCGGAATGGTGTTTGGAAATACTCAAACATGGTGTTCCTAGTTTTAAAACCATGGAAAAATACATGGATAAAAACATGGGCGTGAAACAGTTAGGACAATTTATGAATTCTACATTTTCTGGAAGGTTAAATTCTGATAGAATAAAAGCAATTCGTGATAAATGGAAAGGTAAATTGGTTATAAAAGGTGTCGCTTCCGACGAAGATGCTGCAGAAGCAGTACGTTTAGGATTTGATGGAATGATCATCTCCAATCACGGCGGAAGACAGCTTGATGCCGGAGAGTCTACGATTGCCGTAGTGAAAGAAATTAGCGAAAAATATAAAGATCAGATCAAAATAATGATGGACAGCGGTGTAAGAACCGGTCCGGATGTTGCCCGCGCGTTAAGTTGTGGCGCCGAATTTACCTTTATGGGACGAACGTTTATGTATGCAGTCGGAGCTTTAGGCGAAAAAGGTGGTGATCATGTCATTGAAATGCTTAAAATGCAGTTCAGACAAGTGATGGAGCAGGTTTGCTGTGAAAAACCGGAAGATTTGCAGAACTTTAGGGTGAAGTAA
- a CDS encoding FGGY-family carbohydrate kinase — MSKKKVTIVFDIGKTNKKFFLFDKNYKEVVREYTELPLTTDEDGYPTEDLAALQNWIKDNFNAILDDENFEVKAINFSTYGASFVHLDQKGNVLTPLYNYTKPMDQEILDLFYEKHGSKLKIARETASPQSGMLNSGLQLFWLKYKHPETFKKIRYSLHLPQYLSYLFTGICVSEFTSIGCHTNLWDYDKADYHDWVYEEGIDAVLGPIVPTSASINTSYRNKKIKIGVGIHDSSSALLPYILSKKEPFLLLSTGTWSISLNPFNDESLTDEDIENNCLNYMRIDGKRVKASRFFMGNEYKIQVEKLCAHYGKEYGFHREVQFDQDLYLRLMKNKNIYFRFEGIILKRKMITATDLNSFATFEEAYHQLMIELMDLQIHTITNAIGNSEIENIYIDGGFTDNDVFMKLMSHHFQHYNVMSTHSPLGSALGASMVISNKKIDETFLQQHYQMKVLQPLILNL; from the coding sequence ATGTCCAAAAAAAAAGTAACAATAGTATTTGATATTGGAAAAACCAATAAAAAGTTCTTTTTATTTGATAAAAATTATAAAGAAGTTGTTAGGGAATATACAGAATTACCGCTCACCACAGACGAAGATGGTTATCCAACGGAAGATCTTGCTGCATTGCAAAATTGGATAAAAGATAACTTCAACGCCATTCTTGATGATGAAAATTTTGAAGTAAAAGCGATTAATTTCTCTACCTATGGAGCAAGTTTTGTGCATCTGGATCAGAAAGGAAATGTTTTGACGCCTTTGTATAATTACACAAAACCCATGGATCAGGAAATTCTTGATTTATTTTACGAAAAACATGGAAGTAAATTGAAAATTGCCCGCGAAACAGCATCACCTCAATCAGGAATGTTAAATTCAGGTCTGCAATTATTCTGGTTAAAATACAAACACCCGGAGACCTTCAAAAAGATCCGTTACAGTCTTCATTTACCTCAGTATTTATCGTATCTGTTTACAGGAATCTGTGTTTCGGAATTCACTTCAATTGGCTGTCATACCAATTTATGGGATTATGATAAAGCGGATTATCATGATTGGGTTTACGAAGAGGGAATTGATGCTGTATTGGGGCCGATTGTACCTACTTCAGCAAGTATCAACACTTCTTACAGAAATAAAAAAATAAAAATCGGCGTTGGAATTCACGATAGTTCTTCAGCGTTATTACCTTATATTTTAAGTAAAAAAGAACCTTTTTTATTGCTTTCAACTGGGACATGGAGTATTTCTCTCAATCCTTTTAATGATGAAAGTTTAACGGATGAAGATATAGAAAACAATTGCCTAAATTACATGCGTATCGATGGTAAACGCGTAAAAGCATCCCGTTTTTTTATGGGAAATGAATACAAGATTCAGGTTGAAAAATTGTGTGCGCATTATGGAAAAGAGTATGGTTTCCATAGAGAAGTGCAGTTTGATCAGGATTTGTATTTACGCTTAATGAAGAATAAAAATATCTATTTTCGTTTTGAAGGAATAATTTTGAAAAGAAAAATGATTACTGCAACAGATTTAAATTCATTTGCAACCTTTGAAGAAGCATATCATCAATTAATGATAGAATTGATGGATTTACAGATTCATACCATTACAAACGCAATCGGAAATTCAGAAATTGAAAACATTTACATCGACGGCGGATTTACAGACAATGATGTATTTATGAAATTGATGTCTCATCATTTCCAGCATTATAATGTGATGTCTACACATTCTCCGTTGGGTTCAGCATTGGGAGCATCAATGGTTATTTCCAACAAAAAAATAGACGAAACTTTTTTACAACAGCATTATCAGATGAAAGTGCTTCAACCTTTAATTCTTAATTTATAA
- a CDS encoding GntR family transcriptional regulator has protein sequence MAETTFEVQINEHSRVPKYKQIVDSILNGIDGGEIQIGEKIPSINELSESCFLSRDTVEKAYKELRKRQIIESVKGKGYYISRINKNDIINIFFLINKPSTYKMMIYNYFVNAIGTKGNVEMYIYHCDETLFINSLKKNLGGFDYYVIMPHFRDEQSKHTSSTQEVIDMIEKIPKNKLLLLDNTKPNISGEYGTIFQDFEHDIYNALKEGLDKIKKYEKIILVYPDKSIHPYPFRIVRGFENFCKDFKLDYEILDEIYPDMELQDKDIFITIRERDLVNLVKQIRQKNLKLGEDIGIISYNETPLKELLGITVITTDFKAMGESAAYMILKNKKEQVNNVFKFIQRDSL, from the coding sequence ATGGCAGAAACAACATTTGAAGTACAGATAAATGAACACTCCAGAGTTCCCAAATACAAACAAATTGTAGATTCTATACTTAATGGAATTGATGGAGGAGAAATTCAGATAGGAGAAAAAATTCCTTCTATCAACGAGCTTAGTGAATCCTGCTTTCTTTCAAGAGATACAGTGGAAAAAGCCTATAAAGAGCTTCGAAAAAGACAAATAATTGAATCGGTAAAGGGAAAAGGATATTACATTTCACGAATCAATAAAAATGATATTATTAATATCTTCTTTTTAATCAATAAACCTAGTACTTATAAAATGATGATTTACAATTATTTCGTCAATGCAATCGGTACCAAAGGCAATGTTGAGATGTATATTTACCATTGTGATGAAACACTTTTTATTAATTCATTAAAAAAGAACCTTGGAGGATTTGATTATTATGTGATCATGCCCCATTTTCGTGATGAGCAGTCAAAACATACCAGTTCAACGCAGGAAGTGATTGATATGATTGAAAAAATCCCGAAAAATAAATTGCTTCTTCTGGACAACACCAAACCAAACATTTCAGGCGAATATGGTACTATTTTTCAGGATTTTGAACATGATATTTACAATGCCCTGAAAGAAGGTTTAGACAAAATAAAGAAATACGAAAAGATCATTTTGGTTTATCCCGATAAATCTATTCACCCCTACCCGTTCCGCATTGTACGCGGTTTTGAGAATTTTTGTAAAGATTTTAAACTTGATTATGAAATTCTTGATGAAATTTATCCCGACATGGAATTACAGGACAAAGATATTTTCATCACCATCCGGGAACGTGATCTTGTAAATTTAGTGAAACAAATCAGACAGAAAAATCTGAAATTGGGTGAAGACATCGGAATCATTTCCTATAACGAAACTCCTCTTAAAGAATTGTTGGGAATTACCGTTATTACAACAGATTTTAAAGCCATGGGAGAATCTGCAGCCTACATGATCTTAAAAAATAAAAAGGAACAGGTGAATAATGTTTTTAAATTTATTCAGAGAGATTCTCTTTAA
- a CDS encoding sugar isomerase yields the protein MIIGKDIIENYNKGEVENFNTDFDFLQNKLTKSGANVAEIVNKISDFQVAIPSWALGAGGTRFGRFSYGGEPSSLEQKLDDVGLIHALTHSAGAVSLHIPWDIPSDVKAIKEKAASHGLLFDAMNSNTFQDQPAAKESYKFGSLNAVNEDSRAYAVEHNKEVIRIGKELGSKSLTVWLADGASFPGQLNFQTALSNTEKSLKEIYAGMPEDWKLFIEYKPYEPNFYSTTIQDWGTSFMLANACGERAYTLVDLGHHLPNTNIEQIVATLMYKGKLGGFHFNDSKYGDDDLTVGSIKPYALFLIFNELVYGMKNNPNNPYPAWMIDASHNIKDPLEDLLQSLEAILIAYAQALLVDQKALKTAQLNNDVVGAQDILQNAYRTDVRPLLRAARLQTGAALDPIAAYRNLKVRENLISERGLNVKATGL from the coding sequence TTGAAAATTACAATAAAGGAGAAGTTGAAAACTTTAATACAGATTTTGATTTTCTACAAAATAAGTTAACAAAATCAGGAGCAAATGTTGCTGAGATTGTCAACAAAATTTCAGATTTCCAGGTGGCAATTCCGAGTTGGGCTTTAGGCGCAGGCGGAACCCGTTTTGGGAGATTTTCTTACGGTGGCGAACCTTCTTCTTTAGAGCAAAAATTAGACGATGTAGGTTTGATTCATGCTTTAACGCATTCTGCGGGAGCTGTTTCGTTGCATATTCCATGGGATATTCCGAGTGATGTGAAGGCAATTAAAGAAAAAGCTGCTTCTCACGGACTTTTATTTGATGCGATGAATTCCAATACATTTCAGGATCAGCCGGCAGCAAAAGAATCTTACAAATTTGGTTCTTTGAATGCTGTAAATGAAGATTCAAGAGCTTATGCCGTAGAACACAATAAAGAAGTAATCAGAATCGGAAAAGAATTAGGTTCAAAAAGCTTAACCGTTTGGTTGGCGGATGGAGCAAGTTTTCCGGGACAGTTAAATTTCCAGACGGCTTTATCAAACACTGAAAAAAGCTTAAAAGAAATTTACGCAGGAATGCCTGAAGACTGGAAATTATTCATTGAATATAAACCTTACGAACCGAATTTCTATTCAACAACAATCCAGGATTGGGGAACTTCATTCATGCTGGCAAATGCTTGTGGAGAAAGAGCTTATACTTTAGTAGATTTAGGTCACCACTTGCCGAATACGAATATTGAGCAGATCGTTGCAACCTTAATGTATAAAGGGAAATTAGGTGGATTCCACTTCAACGACAGCAAATACGGAGATGATGATTTAACGGTTGGTTCTATCAAACCTTATGCTTTATTCTTGATTTTCAATGAATTGGTTTACGGTATGAAAAATAATCCTAACAACCCTTATCCGGCTTGGATGATCGATGCAAGTCATAACATCAAAGATCCGTTGGAAGATCTTTTACAATCTTTGGAAGCTATTTTAATTGCGTATGCTCAGGCACTTTTGGTAGACCAAAAAGCATTAAAAACAGCACAATTAAACAATGATGTTGTAGGTGCACAGGATATTTTGCAGAATGCATACAGAACAGATGTTCGTCCATTATTAAGAGCTGCAAGATTACAGACAGGTGCAGCGCTTGACCCGATTGCCGCTTACAGAAACTTAAAGGTAAGAGAAAATTTAATTTCCGAAAGAGGTTTGAATGTAAAAGCAACGGGGTTATAA
- a CDS encoding nuclear transport factor 2 family protein, whose amino-acid sequence MIKKIIFAMSFFMVIAVSGQKKNDKDAVTEVAEKLRLAMISGDKSSLESLILPELTYGHSGGHIDDSAEFVDKLSSKKSVFETIDITNQNISIVGNTAIVRHHFYAKTNDLGKGPSDVTLDILLVWTKVKNDWKLLARQAVKSEKKK is encoded by the coding sequence ATGATTAAAAAAATAATTTTTGCCATGAGCTTTTTTATGGTAATCGCTGTTTCCGGACAGAAAAAAAATGATAAAGACGCTGTGACTGAAGTCGCGGAAAAGCTGAGATTAGCAATGATAAGCGGTGATAAATCATCGTTAGAATCTTTGATCTTACCGGAATTAACTTATGGACATTCTGGAGGTCATATAGATGATTCAGCGGAGTTTGTTGACAAATTATCAAGTAAAAAATCAGTTTTTGAAACCATTGATATTACCAATCAAAATATCAGTATCGTCGGGAACACAGCGATTGTTCGTCATCATTTTTACGCAAAGACAAATGATCTTGGAAAAGGCCCAAGCGATGTAACTTTGGATATATTATTGGTTTGGACAAAAGTGAAAAACGACTGGAAATTATTGGCAAGACAAGCGGTGAAATCTGAAAAGAAAAAATAA